CTCGTATCTTTATTGGTCGGGTGTGCTGCCACCAGATGATTAATCAGACCGCCCATTTCATATAAAAAAGTATTTTGGCTATACAAATGTTTTTCAAGATCAATGGCAATGACCGGCGAAATAATATCAGATTCGTATTCACCGTAAATCAAGCGTGCCATTGATGACAAGCTTTTCAATATGCCGCCCTTATAAACGTTTTCTGCACTTTTAAAATAATCGATATGATTATCTGTTAAATAGTTAATGCCACTCTGCGCTTTCAGTGTTGAAGAAATTGGCGACGGAAGCGTGATATCTTCCTCATTTTTGCGATGAAAGTAATCATCATGACTGACGACATCCAGATGCTCCACAGGCGCGATTCTTCTTTTACCGAAGTCAATGATGTAATCAGCGCTTTCCATCATATAATCATTATGTTCAATCATGAAGATAGAGACAGATTCATCTTGCAAAATGTCCCTGACACTATCAACGAATTGATTTAAAATATTTTGTGATAAACCTTTTGAAGGTTCGTCAAAAATAAATAACGTATGTGGATTTCTGGAATTCGCAAACAACTCTGAAACCAAATGAACACATTGAAATTCGCCAGTCGACAAGGTTTGCGTCTTTCTTTCTAGCGTTAAATAACCTAGTCCCAATTTGATCAATAAACTCAAGCGTTTATGCGCGATGTCTTCATTTGGCAATTCATCAATAATATCTTCAATCGAACGCTCGAAAATATCATCAATCTCCTCGCTATATTTCGTGAGTTTTCTTTTAATATCAAGAAAAGTCGCGACGGTTGACCGGCTGGTTATCGATTGGTTTCGATCTTGCCCTACGATAACTAGCTTATCTTTTGGATATCGTTTTTTGAAGTCCTCGGCTATACACTCATTGACAAGCGTAGATTTGCCGCATCCAGACTCTCCTGTTACAGTAACAAGCCTGTTTTTGGGAATTTCAATTTCAGCCATTTGAATATTACGGTAATATAAATCATGAAATGAATAAAACTCTGTTGGTTTTTCCGTATTTAGTTCTCTATGGATCGGTTTTGGACGCGGTGATTCTTCCACAATTCTCCCACCGTATTTACCACTACCTGGTCCAAAAAACACTTGGTCATCCGTTAAATCGAGCACTGTATCAGAATGATCAATAAGCCAAATTTGATTTTTATAGCCTAATTGTTTAATCTGCTCTAAAATTTTCAGGAGTGTTTGGTGATCTAGACCCACAGAGATTTCATCAATAATAATAACCGTATTTTCACTGGTTGTCATGAATTCTGCCAAGTAAAGTCGGGTCAATTCCCCACCTGATAATGTCCCCATTATGCGATTTAACGTTAAGTAACCAATATTCATATTGCATATATTTTCGAGAATATGTTGTTTTCCTTCACTAATATTCAATACTTCTGCCAGTGAAAGAATGGCTTCAACACTCAAGTTGTTGATATCGGAAATACTATGCGGTTGATCCAATAGTTCGATTCTATGTTCCTCAACTTCTGTATTATAGCGCTTGCCGGTACATTTTTTACATTCAACATTTTTGTTAGAACCGCGTCCCTTGCATTTAGTACACCAGCCCAATGCATTATTAAAAGAAAAAACTTCTGGAGAAAGGTGAAATTCTTCTGCAAGCCGCACGCGAATCTCTTTAAATACGCCAGTATGCGTGCCAATTGTTGAACGCGGATTGGAAGAAATGGATGACCTTCCAAGAAAAAGAACCAAAGGCATCTCTTCCATTTTAATGGCACTGAAATTCGTATCCATAATAGTAGGAAACAAATACTGATATTCAGCCTTCGGCAATAAAGAAACGAGACGCTTCTTGGATTCTTCACCAATTGTTTGACAGAAAGTTGTTTTACCAGATCCAGACAAACCAGCAATTCCTAATGATTGATCCTTTGGCAAGACCGCGTCTAAACGGTTAATATTGTTCGCAATTAATTGATTGATTTTCATAGTGGACATCCTCTCTGTACTATTAAATGTTTTAATGTTTTTATCTGAAAAGGTAATGTATAACTCAATCCTTTATGCCATTAAAAATGACGCTTTCCCTGTTCCGGAAAAGACGTCTATTCAATCTTTGAAAAAGGATTAACATTGCTATACTGTCCAAAATTCAACTACTTAATTATTAAACCCGCGATTCGTCACATAATCTTCAATCGACCAAATGCCAATTCCTGCTTGTTGCGCTTTCTTTTCTGCATCTTTATATGGATCTAGGTGTTTTGTGTTCGGTGGATAAATGTAAGCAACCCGTGCTAAACCTTCCTCGACGAGTTTCTGTTGAACACTCTCCCCGTCTATGTACACATACGCAAGGAGCCGTCCGTACTTGTCCTCACGCCCCCCAATATCAAATTCAATTTCAAGTTTCCCACTCTTTAGCAGTTCGTCATTCCGTTTTGCCGATTCTTCCGCGAATGGCTGTTTTCCTTGCTGTTTGTGGTTTAATTCCGGCGTATCGATTAATAAATAACGCAAATTTTGTTCTTTGCCATCATATCTAATTTTTATCGTGTCCCCGTCAATCGTCCTTACTAGCTCAACTGGAATAAAACCAGTCCTATCTATATCTGGCTCTTCATCAAGTGAGAAATACATAAATAGTGCAGCTACTATAAGTGCGATAATTGTGGCGAAACCTGACCACCCTTTCCACTTTGTGGTCCCTTGACGTTGTCCGTTGTTTGTCATATGTTTCATCCTTTTTATCATGTAAATTATAACCTTTATATTAACAGGTCTATAGACAATTATATATAAACTATCCTATCATTTTAATTTTAAGAATAGTTTAAAATCCTTATTGCATTCTAGTATTCAGTAACGTATAGTTTATTCAAACTAGAATAATAATTCATTCTTGAATTAATCTGCTTAATTGAGAAGGAAGGTGAATGTATGAGCGGTTTTTATTTGCACCCAAATTCTGAACAAGAAATTATCGATACAACAGAAGAAGACATTATCGTTACGAATCACCAAGGTATCATCGTAAAAGCTTCAAAAATCAGCGGGAAACATTATGATATTAATCCTATTCAACTACTTGGCAGGTCTGTTTATGAGTTAGAAAATGAAGGTATATTTTCCCCAGCGATTACACCGCTTGTGCTCAAAAAACAAAAGAAAGTTGTCCTTGTTCAGACCACACCCGCGGATCAAAAAGTACTTATTACGGGGATTCCAATCTTTAATGAATCGAATGAAATCGAATATGTCATTAGTTATTCTTACGAAGTTTCTGAGTTGCTCATTATTCAGGATTATTTAAAAGAATTGAAACATGAGATGAAGATGGCGAAGGAGGAACTCATCTTATTAAGGAAGAAAAGCTTGAAAATCGATGGGTTAGTTGTTGAGAATCGTTCAACACGTCGAGCGTATGAAAGCGCTAAAAAAGCTTCACCACTCGATGTTTCCGTCGTCATTTACGGTGAACACGGTACTGGAAAGACGACACTAGCAAAAAACATCCATAATGAAAGCGCTCGAAGCGACGGTTCTTTCATCATTGTCGATTGCGAGACGATACCAGAAGCTTTATTTGAACAGAAATTACTAGGCACGGATAATGAAAAAATCGGCTTGTTATCACTCGCCCACAATGGAACGCTTTTCTTAAAAGGCATTGACAAACTCGAACCGCATCTGCAAGCGATTCTTGCTCGGGTTCTTCAAGAGAAAAAGTATTCGCCTCTATATTCGACTGAGAAGATGCCACTTGATGTTCGTGTCATTAGTTCATCGGAAGTTCAATTGAATGAACTGCCTTCATTTCAAAAAGACTTATTTTACCTACTTCATATTGTTCCGATTGAATTAAAGCCGCTTCGTGAGCGAAAGCAAGATCTAAGCTATTTAATACCGATTTATTTACAGCAATTTTCATTGAAACATAAGAAGGTGTGTTCATTTCGAGACGATGTTTACAATCATTTACTGGATTTAAATTGGCTCGACAATCATCACGAACTGTTGAATGTAATTGAACGACTTGTTGTTCAAAGTACGTCCACTATCATTACAATGGAAGATTTGCCAATTGAATACAGACTGCCTACAGAGTTTGGACGGTACAACGTGAATTTAGAGGGCAGCTCTCTTCCAATAATTTTAGAGCAAGTTGAAAAAGAAGTCTTAATCAATGCACAAGAACGTTATCGAACAACGACAGAAATCGCAAAATATCTAGGCATTAGCCAACCCACTGTCGTCCGAAAACTACAAAAATACGGGGAAGAAAATTAAGGGGGATTTATCAATGACAAATCAAATAGAAGTAAAAAATGACTGGGTTCACATGGTTGATCATATCGGAAATTACTTAGCACCGAGCATGGCAAAAGATCATCCGAACTTGCCCGTCGTGAAAGCCGAGGGATGTTATTACTACGGTGTCGATGGAAAGAAATATTTAGATTTCACATCTGGTATCGCGGTAGAAAATGTCGGTCATCGCCATCCGAAAGTTGTTCAAGCAATTAAAGATAGCGCTGATCATCTCATACACGGTCCTTCAGGCGTGATTATCTATGAATCAATTTTAAAATTAGCAGCTGAACTGCAAAAAATATTGCCGCCTAAACTAGATAACTTCTTTTTTGCCAATAGTGGAACTGAAGCGATTGAAGGTGCGCTGAAACTCGCGAAATATACGACGAAACGTCCTTATGTCGTGTCGTTTACTGGCTGTTTTCACGGTCGATCGATTGGCGCCTTGAGTGTCACCACTTCAAAAAGTGCTTATCGAAAACATTTACAACCGTCGTGGCTCGCTTATCAATTGCCTTATGCCTTACCCGAAGATTTACCTGAGGGCGCAGATCCTGAAGTTTTCTTTCCCGAAAAATTGGAGCGCGACGTTAAAAAACTTTTCAATCATCAAGTATCGCCGGAAGAAGTTGCATGCATGATTATCGAACCTGTTCTCGGTGAAGGCGGCTATATTATTCCTCCGAAAGCCTGGTTGAAAAAGATTCGCGAGATTTGCGACCGTCACGGAATTTTACTCATTTTCGATGAAGTGCAAACCGGGTTTGGACGGACAGGCAATTGGTTCGCGGCTCAAACCTTTGATGTGAAGCCGGATATTATGGCAGTGGCAAAAGGAATCGCGGCTGGGCTTCCATTAAGCGCAACCATTGCTTCCAAAGAATTAATGGACCAATGGCCGCTCGGTTCGCACGGAACAACTTTCGGCGGAAACCCAATTGCCTGTTCTGCGGCACTCGCTTCACTTGAAGTGATGAAAGAAGAAAATTTACTACAAAATGCTAATGACATGGGCGAATATGCAATGGACCGCTTACGCAATCTGCAAAAAAAGTATTCAATCATTCGAGAAGTACGTGGCGTCGGCCTCATGATCGGCATAGAACTCGGAAATCCTGAAACTGGCGAACCTGACGGACAAGCTGTAATGGATGTCTTGGATGGTTGTCTTGAAGGTGGCGTGCTCTTCTATTTATGCGGAAACTCTGGGGAAGTGATCCGTATGATTCCACCATTGACAGTTTCAAGAAGCCAAATTGATGACGGATTAGACATTCTTGAAGACGTTTTGCAGAAATATAAAAACTAAGGGGGAAATTGGATGACGACAGTAAAGGGGCAAGAAACAGTAAAGGTCAAAAGCTTAAATGTATGGAAGTTTATTATTCCATCATTGCTCGGGGTGTTAATATTTCTCGTACCGATTAAAGTTGATGGGGAAATCACAATCGGAATCGGCGTACTTGCATCATCTCTGCTTACAACATTTGAAAATCAAATACCCGCGTTTCTAGTCATTATGTTGGGTGTAACGGTTTTCTTCACTTTATACGCAGTTGTATTAAAGCCTAAATTCATTATGGATCAACCATTTTTCAAATCTGTTTTTTACACAGGTCCTTTCGGAATTACGATGCGTCTTATTGGATTTCTAGTAGGAGTCATGGCTTTTTACAATATCGGACCAGAATTTATTTCCTCCAGAAATACTGGCGGTGTTGTGCTCTATGATTTAGCGCCCGTCCTCCTTACATGGTTTTTATTTGCAGGAATCTTATTGCCGCTTCTCGTGGAATTCGGATTAATGGAATTCGTCGGCTCATTGCTGCAAAAAGTCATGCGTCCATTATTCACGCTGCCTGGTCGCTCATCGATTGATACGATGGCGTCATGGATGGGCGCAGGAACAGTTGGCGTTTTAGTAACGATGAAACAATATGACCAAGGTTACTACACGAAACGTGAAGCAGCTGTTATTGCAACAACCTTTTCAATCGCATCTGTCGCCTTCTCTCTTGTCATTGCGCAAGTAATCGGGATCGGTCATTTATTCATTCCCTTTTATTTGACAGTAACTGTCGCTAGTATCGTAGCAGCTATTATTATGCCGCGCATTCCGCCGTTATCGCGTAAGGCGGATACCTATTACGAACCTGTCGGACAACAAATCGATGAAACCATTCCAGAAGGCGTTTCTGCTTTTCAATGGGGTTGGCAACAAGCGCTTGAAACAGCAAACAAAGGAAAAAGTCCAAAAAGATTGATACAAGACGGCGTTGAAACCGTGCTAGACATTTGGCTCGGGCTTATCCCGCTCGTCATGAGCCTAGGGGCTATCGCACTCATTCTTGCCGAATTCACGCCCGTTTTCCAAATCATGTCTTACCCGATTGTGCCACTTCTTGAATGGATGCGCATTCCTGAAGCTGCGGACGCAGCGCCTACTATGCTCGTCGGTTTTGCAGACATGTTCTTGCCTGCGGTGATTGGGAGCGGACTTGAAAGCGAATTAACAAAGTTCATTGTTGCAGCTTTATCATTAACGCAACTCGTATACATGTCTGAGATTGGAATTTTAATATTGCGTTCAAATATTCCAGTCAGTTTCTTAGATTTATTCGTTATTTTCATCCAACGTACAATTATTACACTACCAATCATCGTGATTATCGCACACTTCTTTATTTTCAGGTAAAAAAAATGAGTGATAAATGAGAGGTACTACTAAAGAAGAATTAAGTTCAATTCTTCTCTACTCATTTATCACTCGTTTTTAAATGCCTTTATCCATTTCATACAAAGCACGGTATTTTGAAGATGTGGCAAGCAACTCTTCATGATTTCCTTGCAGGGCAATATTCCCCTCTTCTAAAAAGATAATTTCATCCATCTGCTCAACCCCAGCTAAATGATGCGTCACCCAAATGACTGTTTTGTCTTTTGCTGCGGTGAACATCGTTTGCAGAAGGTCGTTTTCTGTTTTCGGATCAAGACCAATCGTTGGTTCATCGAAGATTACAATGGGTGT
This genomic window from Sporosarcina sp. Marseille-Q4063 contains:
- a CDS encoding ATP-binding cassette domain-containing protein translates to MKINQLIANNINRLDAVLPKDQSLGIAGLSGSGKTTFCQTIGEESKKRLVSLLPKAEYQYLFPTIMDTNFSAIKMEEMPLVLFLGRSSISSNPRSTIGTHTGVFKEIRVRLAEEFHLSPEVFSFNNALGWCTKCKGRGSNKNVECKKCTGKRYNTEVEEHRIELLDQPHSISDINNLSVEAILSLAEVLNISEGKQHILENICNMNIGYLTLNRIMGTLSGGELTRLYLAEFMTTSENTVIIIDEISVGLDHQTLLKILEQIKQLGYKNQIWLIDHSDTVLDLTDDQVFFGPGSGKYGGRIVEESPRPKPIHRELNTEKPTEFYSFHDLYYRNIQMAEIEIPKNRLVTVTGESGCGKSTLVNECIAEDFKKRYPKDKLVIVGQDRNQSITSRSTVATFLDIKRKLTKYSEEIDDIFERSIEDIIDELPNEDIAHKRLSLLIKLGLGYLTLERKTQTLSTGEFQCVHLVSELFANSRNPHTLFIFDEPSKGLSQNILNQFVDSVRDILQDESVSIFMIEHNDYMMESADYIIDFGKRRIAPVEHLDVVSHDDYFHRKNEEDITLPSPISSTLKAQSGINYLTDNHIDYFKSAENVYKGGILKSLSSMARLIYGEYESDIISPVIAIDLEKHLYSQNTFLYEMGGLINHLVAAHPTNKDTRSFDFYNQENHCAYCSGRREIEKFDIDVVIQDKSVPFWDGLLHPDVMEVLKYYQYPKLQFLFDEIKNELGHDISKSYNKMTEDEKHTFLYGYWEKTFYDKEGKTRRTWQGFNNIIGMYMSISKSAIKEQMKASRERITCPICEGTVLKHHKKLKFDEIDIRKIIMLPINEVMDIIGQLPALIKLKSVVGGDMILTEDVSLLPRETQAALKMFELEMASFVGYEVVLQNAYPFWNRIESNIESISKNNQVTICDFDNITETRETIIDQYFTNGKYKRLTYVYEAFGYKKIITQINKVRKSQPCPFCKGKKVITEENIHDGVSKLTIPCVSCQASGINDEGLQEVIEDIAVNTWLTGKVSDVVDKKLYTEAVAEIPIFGRIRELNKRDLMAVYQCLEQNQ
- a CDS encoding YjiH family protein codes for the protein MTTVKGQETVKVKSLNVWKFIIPSLLGVLIFLVPIKVDGEITIGIGVLASSLLTTFENQIPAFLVIMLGVTVFFTLYAVVLKPKFIMDQPFFKSVFYTGPFGITMRLIGFLVGVMAFYNIGPEFISSRNTGGVVLYDLAPVLLTWFLFAGILLPLLVEFGLMEFVGSLLQKVMRPLFTLPGRSSIDTMASWMGAGTVGVLVTMKQYDQGYYTKREAAVIATTFSIASVAFSLVIAQVIGIGHLFIPFYLTVTVASIVAAIIMPRIPPLSRKADTYYEPVGQQIDETIPEGVSAFQWGWQQALETANKGKSPKRLIQDGVETVLDIWLGLIPLVMSLGAIALILAEFTPVFQIMSYPIVPLLEWMRIPEAADAAPTMLVGFADMFLPAVIGSGLESELTKFIVAALSLTQLVYMSEIGILILRSNIPVSFLDLFVIFIQRTIITLPIIVIIAHFFIFR
- a CDS encoding thermonuclease family protein, producing MTNNGQRQGTTKWKGWSGFATIIALIVAALFMYFSLDEEPDIDRTGFIPVELVRTIDGDTIKIRYDGKEQNLRYLLIDTPELNHKQQGKQPFAEESAKRNDELLKSGKLEIEFDIGGREDKYGRLLAYVYIDGESVQQKLVEEGLARVAYIYPPNTKHLDPYKDAEKKAQQAGIGIWSIEDYVTNRGFNN
- a CDS encoding sigma 54-interacting transcriptional regulator, which encodes MSGFYLHPNSEQEIIDTTEEDIIVTNHQGIIVKASKISGKHYDINPIQLLGRSVYELENEGIFSPAITPLVLKKQKKVVLVQTTPADQKVLITGIPIFNESNEIEYVISYSYEVSELLIIQDYLKELKHEMKMAKEELILLRKKSLKIDGLVVENRSTRRAYESAKKASPLDVSVVIYGEHGTGKTTLAKNIHNESARSDGSFIIVDCETIPEALFEQKLLGTDNEKIGLLSLAHNGTLFLKGIDKLEPHLQAILARVLQEKKYSPLYSTEKMPLDVRVISSSEVQLNELPSFQKDLFYLLHIVPIELKPLRERKQDLSYLIPIYLQQFSLKHKKVCSFRDDVYNHLLDLNWLDNHHELLNVIERLVVQSTSTIITMEDLPIEYRLPTEFGRYNVNLEGSSLPIILEQVEKEVLINAQERYRTTTEIAKYLGISQPTVVRKLQKYGEEN
- a CDS encoding aspartate aminotransferase family protein; translated protein: MTNQIEVKNDWVHMVDHIGNYLAPSMAKDHPNLPVVKAEGCYYYGVDGKKYLDFTSGIAVENVGHRHPKVVQAIKDSADHLIHGPSGVIIYESILKLAAELQKILPPKLDNFFFANSGTEAIEGALKLAKYTTKRPYVVSFTGCFHGRSIGALSVTTSKSAYRKHLQPSWLAYQLPYALPEDLPEGADPEVFFPEKLERDVKKLFNHQVSPEEVACMIIEPVLGEGGYIIPPKAWLKKIREICDRHGILLIFDEVQTGFGRTGNWFAAQTFDVKPDIMAVAKGIAAGLPLSATIASKELMDQWPLGSHGTTFGGNPIACSAALASLEVMKEENLLQNANDMGEYAMDRLRNLQKKYSIIREVRGVGLMIGIELGNPETGEPDGQAVMDVLDGCLEGGVLFYLCGNSGEVIRMIPPLTVSRSQIDDGLDILEDVLQKYKN